The Ictalurus furcatus strain D&B chromosome 12, Billie_1.0, whole genome shotgun sequence nucleotide sequence ATGTACCTTTTAATGAAGCAAAGGTGGTTtggaatgaaaaaatatttccttGCTACACTGAAATACActgtatggtcaaaagtatgtggaaacTTGGCCATCACaccctgtgtgtttgttgtacATCCCATTTCAAAACCATGGGATTTAATATTGAGTTCATCCTCTTTACCACAAtaatagcctccactcttctgggaaggctttccaccagattttggaacatggctatcaggatttgtgcccattcagccaaaagaacattagtgaggtcaggaacTGCTGTGCGGGAGAGCAGGCCTGGTTCACAGTTGTTTTACAGCCTGGTTCCCAATTTAGTTCAAAGGTAATTAAAGGTGTTAAGTGTAATATACTGAGATTGAGGAGTTGGATTAATATTAACTCTTATTCACAGACGCGAAGTACCAGAATACAATAGTAACGGCCGGCTTAACTGAACATAAGCATAAAGCAACTCAACACTTCCCTTCTGTACTAATGCTCAGCGTTAACATAACCTGCTTTACCAGAGAATGCGTCTACTGGTCATACTCCCAATAACACTTACATTACTACATTAAGGGATCTGTGCAGGGCACTCaggttcttctactccaacttggcaaaccatgtttttatGGACCTCAATATGGACcacacagggacattgtcatgctggatcAGGTTTAGTTccggtgaagggaaattgtaatgctacagcacacaaagacattctaaaaattgtatgcttccacctttgtggcaacaatttgggaAAGTATATGGATGTGCTGGTCAGGTATCTACATATTTTTAGTCATATTTGATGTTAAAGATGAGATGAGGAAAGTGTCCTGTGCCATGTGCCAAAATGGAGAGATTTAAAGCCAGGTTTAAACTGTATGATTTTTGATCATATGTTGCTGTCATAGacaacatttgtttgtttttatgcaaaCCCATTTTCTGCACAAGAAAGGTCTATCATTAAAGTATCGACATCATATAATTCCAGGATTTTAATGAGATCACATCTAGTATAAAGAGTAATAATCTTACAATAGCACTGAAATCACACAGTCTTAAGACCAGCTTTAGAAAATTAAGAAGCTATCTATCTCAGGCCACACCACACTCACTTCCTGGTTATGCAAAAAGAATAGTTTCAAAAGCATccacatttattttccacatacCTTGTCATAGTACCTCAGACACCTGCTGTTCCCTCCTCCTAAACGGACCACGTTGAGGATATCTGCAAGATCCACTGGTGCAGAGCAGTCTTCCAGTGACAGAGCTAGAATGGCACTCTCCATCACTCCAAGTGATTCTGCTGCTTCACCACCAGCTTTCAGGATCTCCTCCCTAACGGCATACCATGCTCGACGATTAAGGGCAGATAAACCGCAGATTGTGGAAGGATCATGAATAGCCGATGCAGTTGGAAGATGCATAACATGTTCTAGCTGGGTGTAGAGGTTAGGAAGAGGCACAGGTGAGATCTTGCCTGCTTCACTACAACTCTTTATAATCTGAATTGGAAATACACCTCCTTGGCAGATCACAATGGCATGGAGGCTTCCTGGATACACCTGAGAATAAAATTAGGAATATTTGAACTGTTGTTATGAAAGTATATTCAAATGTACTATTCAGACGGGATTAGCGTTCTGTGTATATGTCTGCTAAATAATGTCAGAGTACTTCTGATCTGATAAATCAAAGAGATGAATATGTCTTCACATACTACACATctcattttaatacacactgattgtttttatttttattttatgcgCTTGTTGTAAGGGGTGTGGCCGTGTAGGTCAAATAACCACCATAACATGTCTGTAGACTGTACCTGTGCAAGAACCTCAGTAACTTACCTAAGACCCCGTAAGCATTGCTTTTCTGACATGTCCTTTTAAACtttgtctatattttattagtctGCATCTTAAATGGTTTTGATGGGAGACAATAGGTAGTGTCTTTATACTGATCACAAAAACCTCTTTTCCAACATGTGcaacaaatacagtctttaCCAACATGTCAGTTCGGATGGGATGCATATTACTCGGCACATCCTTACCTTGATGTGATCCTGATGTTTACCTGGTAAACGACTGGCAGCAAACACCTCTGACTGTTGCGTGCGCTCTGTAGGTACATCACCCTCGACAAGCCAGGGctcactgtacagcttggcTACAGCCCACAGCAGAGTGGTAGCCCTCTCAAGCTGTGCACACTCTCCCTGGGTTTTGGATGGAGGCAGCACTGAGGGAATCGCTGTGGAGGTCGGCAGGGAGTCGAAACAGGACAGGAGACGCTGTTTGAATTGATCAGTCACCCAGTTCTCGTGGCCGGAGAGAGTGGATTTCAGCTGCTTCTGTACGTCCTTGAGGGCCTCTGTTTGCTGGGAAAGAGCACTTTTATAGTGGACATACTCCTCTGGACTCAGGATGAGCTGAAGCACCCGGCTCGCTTCGTTCAAGGTGATGTCTAAGTCGGGAACAGGATAATCGAGTAGCGCCATCCTGAGGACAAGAGAACCAAGGACCGTATTTCTTTGATCACTTCCTAAACCAGGTTATACATGTAAATTATCAACTAATAAGACATCTAGAAATTAGTTCATGAGCATGTATAACAGTTGAGTGCAGAAGTTTTGCATCTctgtgatttttacattttttttaaaaaaggaaacaatTAAATGTTGCTATTTCATTTCCATCTGAATTCCCCATCACTGAATATTTACTTCTGCTTATTTTTCCTGAGATGTTTAGGTTTGTTCTGCCCTGCTGCTcatctgacattttcctttatgaTTATTTATCCATTATTTTGTCCCTTTATTTGTCCTTATTTTATTCAATCtattcattcaattcaattacattttatttacagtatataagcacttttaacagtggacattgtcacaaagcagctttacagaaatatataaattcaggatatagattttaagtgtatgaatttatctctaatgagcagccagaggcaacggtggtgaggaaaaactccctgagacgatatgaggaagaaaccttgagaggactCAAATTCAAcaaggaacccgtcctcatcagggtgacaccagatagtgcgattataaataaatacacccctcctataaatgtgctaatactacatccTCAAATAGTAccgttgtgtaaccaggaaattcattacagtttctacatgaagtctgttttgttgaacttctccacagttcactgatggagacttgagtgcaaaactgttcataaaGCCATCTTCATAGTTTTTAAGTGAAACTCTCCTCAGTAATCTTATTCATTCTCTTTCAtgtatttaatttgtattttctcCTACTTATTTTGCCcatattttttttgcctgattGCGAATATGAGTATGTTTCGGTAAGCACAGTGAGGAACATGTGACtcataaatataaatcactTTAGAATGATCTCTTCACAGTTCACATGATCTGCAGCACCTCGTTGTTTAGACCAAAATTCAATAAATTCATTATCTCATTTTCTCAAACCAGCGACGTCTTTCACTGAAATTCCAGTGCAACACAGAGGCTTTAAGGGGACATTTTTCTCAGTGCCCGAGAGAAACTTTTGTTTCCAACATAATTAACCTGGCACAATGTTTGCGTGTCATTGAAACACGACCCCAGTACTTTAATATCATTTTGTCTGAGTATGATATAGCTCTTGTAAAGATGCTTCTTAATGTACAACAGTGATAATTAGCATTAATTATATTGTATTCTTAGCAACACCTAAACAATTTCTTAGACACAGTAGAGAACAAAAATCCATTACACAGCTACGCAATCCACACTTAGGAATCAATTAGAGATTTACAAGATTTTGTCATTGatttaacataaataaagtgtgtgtctgtgaaagagctgttactataaagaaataattcaatactctctgaccaatcagaatccagaactcaacagcactgtgggataagtattcattttaaaccaaatttCACAGGATGATCTTAAGGTGAATTTTCTCCAGATTTATACATTTGGATCTTGATGCACTTCTATACTTATTATagaacatatatataaattttcacTCACCTCAGAGCAGAATGTCAGATTCAAGCCGTGTACTGAAGCAAACACAAGATTTGTTGCAGAAGACAAACAGGACGAAGGCTGTAACACAGACAGTGTGACTTTAATTACAGAATTTAATTTCCTACCTCCTTGTACAGGCGGAGTTTATCCCTGCCCCATGTGTTCACCTCACCATTCTTTACAGTCTAAATCAGCAATGTAGCAAAATGAGGAGCTGCTAAATATCAgaaacacatatacagtactgtgcaaaagttttgacAAACGGCACATAAGATCTTTATGCACATCTTGTCTTATATGTTTGGGACTTCTGTATTGTTGAGTTGTTTTAGATTTCCGAATATTatttttccaacaaaaaaaaaaaaatgtcacaaaaaatgtgtgtatgttagtaaagaaagcacattttaaataataatacacttttcagacagaaaCATAATGAAGTCTGTTGGGTTTGAGCTGTCCGAGTcagagtctccagaagaactccAGCAGATTCTCCAACATGATtaactcatttccttataaaactgcacacagtGTATACACCTGAGACAGCTCAGGGCTTTTGTTgctattgttgctgttgttgttgttgttgttaagcaAAGGGTTTTCACAGCAGATATTgactttatttagtttattacgGTTTACTGCTCCttatagaaatatttttatgtagaaatgtttaatttcattatttttgaacgTCTTGCTGCATTCCTTTACGCGTgtttaagacttttgcacagtccTATACACCGTGaatacagtgttttgttttactttagtGTCTCCGTTAgtaaaaatgaaagctgaagtATATACAGAGATAATTTAATTCATAACCATGTGGTCTAGTGGTACAATCTCATAgtccattaaaaaatatatatgagtAATATGAACAGTACATATTTGTGGATTACACTTTAACAATACTAAGCATGCTATTTTGGAACAACTTGTGACAACATAAGTTTATTTAAACTGTAATTGAGCTGTGTTTAAATATATCTGAAATGCCTTTAGTAGCGCCtcttagtgtttttatttttaacacaactCGAGTTGCACTCAGGTAGTTTTAAATTAgtcatttttaaacagcattGCTACgcactgtttacattttatatgataaataattttttttaacttattgaAGCATacttaaaaatagattttaattcgacaaataaggaaataaagtgtgttatctaaaaagtttaaattatttatagttTAAATTATGTTTTAGTACATAAAAGAGGTGCAGTTCAGTGATTTTATTTCACCACATTAAGTGTATTTCCTTACAGCATGCTGAAGTATAATTTAAAGGGTTAGAGTtagaaaaaaagtatattttaagctTATTTCCTGATGGTACAGGGAATTAAATATTCACTTTTAATCTTCAAAGTATACTATTTATAAACTTAATAGTTATGAACTATAATTTGAAATACTTCAGTACTGGAGCTGATAATAAATGCACTGTGATACTTTAAAGTCTTGTTATTCATACACTAGTAAATTTGCCATATTATCTCGTTTTAGCCTAATAGTTTAATGTGACAGGCACTTTTATCATCTTGGTCATCTCTGTGATCAGATTTTCAGTCAATTTCACTTCTACACACAAAACCTGTCAGATGCTGGAGGTTTATTTGTTaaggatctggaaaaaaaaaaccatgtgaCTCTCACTGTCCACATGTGATCTCACACCTGAGAACTCAACACAACTTTCTCTTAGTAAAGTGTCAGTGTTATTGTATGCAGTTGCAGTGCTGGATTTAAAATATCCGGGGTAAAGCCTTAAAGGATCTAGAGAGTGTAGAAAAGAGATCATAAACATACACTGGTGACTCAGTTCTGATTTTTCTAGCTTATAAAAACTGTTAACCTTAATCTGATAACGTATTGAAGCATGTATATCAGATCTGTGGCATTCaggattttattaataatattttgtaaGTGTCATTATATAAGCTAATATCATAGTATACTTATAAGTGTCATCTTATCTATGAAACTGTCATAATTTGATTAAAAGGACACCGTTTTTAAAGGactaatatgtaaataataataataataataaataaataaattgccgTTTGATATGAAAatcacatgcaaataaatggCAGGTGTCACACtgactcatttgcatattagcTGCTATTGtaatacaaagaaaatacattGTATTATTGATATTTagcttttaaacatgtttaatttGATTGTAATATGGGTAATtcgttttttcttttaaataaatattttctttttaaatttttgacCTCCGGAATAATTTTGTCTGTTGCGGGGGAGGGAAAAAGCGGGTGGTCACGTGGTGTTGGTCTTCCGGTGCCGGAACCGAGGGCTGTTTGCAGCTCTGCCTTGGAATAAAGGACGAAACCTTTTTATAAACTTCCTTAACGTAGGTATTTCTGTTAAAGTTATTAAAATGTGATTGTTTCTGTGGTctggacatatatatatattttagtttaaTAATTCTATTTCCGGTGTTGTTTAGTTATGAAAGGTCACCGAGTGAGGTGTTAGCTAGCGAGTTAGCCACCTAGCTGTAACGGTTCCGATTTAAatatttgatgtgtgtgtgttttatttatttattattaatattttttacagaTTATGATTAGCTAATGATTAAATGGAAGTTTAAAAACACGGTTACATGCTGATTAGTCCTGCTGTGAACAGGGTCGGTGAGTTTAAACATTGATTTGAAGTCGATTTATAATGATTTAACTGCTGATTGTGTGAATAAATCacattcgtttgtttgtttgtttgtttcttacaCAAGTAAATGATTTTCTCGCCGCAACATAATCCCAAATTCTTCTTCACTCCCTGTACATGCACTCTGTTTAAGGAATGATGTAGTCACATGAGGTAGAAGTATGACGTCAtgaataaactgtgtgtgtgttggagtaaaatactgagtgacgaggtggtgtgatgaagccgagttactgttaccccccaaagttgattgttttcctgtaacagcatgtccccgtgttttattcctctcatactgtagcaatttcccaacaattaccatttttatttatagtgaAGAACTCCTCATGCTTTATCTCTACATAAAACGCTGTGAAAGTTACattctagcagctataaacagtcgctccctCACCGGCTTTCACTGGAGACTCCGTCcctaaatcaacaccttctgaccaatcagagtccaggaTTCAACAGGCTGCTCAATTATGATgctgttttattaatttataaaaaataaaaaaaaaacacacacacggtggtGGTTTAACGCTGTGCTGAAGGAGACGAGACTCGCCGACAGACTGATAAAGTCCTCACATCGCTGACAAACTAGATCTCATCTTCACAAAACTACCGTTAAACTTCGCAGTGTGCTTTAACACTGCTGATATTCCTACACCTATTTATAggcgctttttaaaaataattgcattcatgtatgtaaataaaaccagaacatCCCCTCTTTCactgttattataacagtaaataatTATGACTAACTTTTTCACTGTGTGATCTGATCTGCCATACACGTCTAATTAGGGATAggaataaatgtgtgaaatgataatgtatgcGCTAGAAAGTGAAATGTTTGGTTGTAAATATGGATTTTAAGGAAATCGGTTTTAAAAGTACGACATGTTTTAATGAGTTTCCCCTCAGGTTAGTGTGATTTATAAAGGAAACGGAcgtgtttatattttaatgacACTCAAACTGaccaagaagaagaaattttttttgttgttgttgttcctgaTCTATGACATGGAGTGATTGtgaagggggcggagcttcaagTCTTCTTTAGATTTGTTATGTAGCAGATCATGCAGTGGAGATGAATGGACAAAaccattttgatatttttaaatataaagcaaGAGTATTTATAGATCATTTATCATAAATTTATTCACAAATCATGAAATATGATTGATGCGAGTACCTGCGAGTCTTTCCATAAAGTAGACATTACACTTCCTGTTTATCAAATCCAGTTTAATAATATTGTAGTGGGTGTGGATTAGAGGATCacatttttggtcttttttccATGTCCTGtaggtgtttgtgtgagtgagagactCTGAGAGCTCTCCCTGATGGGCGGCTGGTCCCGCGGTGCGGTGCTGGAGCTGTACCGAGCGCTGCTCCGCGCAGGGCGCCACCTGCAGTACACCGACCGCAACTACTACAGACGCACCATCGCCCGCGAGTTCAGACGCTGCCAGTCGCTCAGCGAGCCTCGAGAGAAAGAGGAGGCACTGAAGAGGGGACAGTTCTTCCTCAACAGCCGTCTGGGAGGACTCATCTAGACCCGAGCAGCAGGTAAATGTCACACAAGTTTTAGAGGAGTGTAAGTACTGTGTATCCTGCTGGGTAAATTGGATTTAGGGTCTTTAATCTAACTGGGTGCACTAACGTTTGCCTTCACGTTTTCTGCATTCTGTCTGAGTTTCTGCTAAATGATTTACGTCCTGATGAGGATCAGATGACGTTATTTATGTAAAAGCACATGAATCTAAGCTGAGTACTGGTGTTAGTGGTGAGttagagtctctctctctctctctctctctctctggtgaaGGATGGCCGGAGTGAACGGAGATCGGAAAGGTAAGAAAGATGACAACGGCCTTAGCTCAGCCATCGACTTTGTGCTGTCCAACGCCAAGCTGGTGCTGGGGGTCGGCGGAGCCGCCATGCTTGGCATCGCTACACTCGCTGTCAagagagtaagtgtgtgtgtggtggggggggggtgatagggtatatgggggtgtgtgtgtaatatggtCCATAGATTACTCACTCTTTAAGCTCTGTAGCTTTCCTTTTTCTAATGTTCAGAGATTACCTGATCTAATGCTTTCTATATGTTCTACACATTACATGTTCCGTAGACATGATAGTTCCATAAGTTCAATAGGACACCTGATCCATAGGTTCTATAGGATATCTGATCCATAAGTTCTATAGGATATCTGGTCCATAGGATCCTGGAGCTGTTTacgccttcttttttttttttctttttttttttacacctgtaTATGGTTTTCAGATTTCCAGTAAGGTGTAAAGATG carries:
- the LOC128615628 gene encoding MIEF1 upstream open reading frame protein-like, translated to MGGWSRGAVLELYRALLRAGRHLQYTDRNYYRRTIAREFRRCQSLSEPREKEEALKRGQFFLNSRLGGLI